The Acidovorax sp. RAC01 genomic sequence TCCACCTCCTGCATGCGAAAGAACTGGGCGCTTTCCTCGAGCCGGCTGGCGCGTTCGCGCGGAAACGCCAGGTCCTCGCGCCACGGGGCCACCGCGTCGTACTGCTTGACGATCTGGCGATCCCGGAAGAGCGCCTGGTACCGGCCCCGTGTAGCCAGCTGCACAGACAGCAACACAAGGCCCGCGGTGTCGCGGTCTATGCGGTGCAGCGGCGACAGCTCCGGCAGACCCAGTTGCCGCTTGAGCCGCACCAGCAGCGTGCCGTGCAGGTAGCGGCCCGAAGGCATCACGGGCATGAAATGCGGTTTGTCTGCCACCACCAGATGCTCGTCACGGTAGATCACCTGCTCAGAGAAAGGCAAGTCGGGCTCGGCAGCCAGGCTGCGGTAGTAGTACAGCCGCACGCCCGCCTCAAAAGCGCGCTGTGGCGTTACCGCACCACCGCGCTCATCCACCACATCGCCGTCAAGAATGCGCTGCAGCCATTGAGCCCGGGTGACCATGGGCAGGCGCTCGGCCAGAAAGTCGAGCATGGTGCCCGCGCCGCGCCCGGGCAGCACCACGCAGCTCGGGCTCACACCATCACGGACAGCGGGTACGGGAGCGTGGACGCGGTTGGGCATGGCGAGCGGATTCTAGAAGCCCCCTGCCCCGGCGTTACCGTGGGGCGGCTTGTAGGACAAGCTCCACAGTCTGCCGCAGACGCGCCCAACGGCGGCCCAAACGCGGTTGTGCGCCGTAGCATGGGCCGAATGCAGGAGCCCTCCGTTTCAACAAACCACCCACCACCTACCGCTGACGAACAGCGCCCCAGAAAGCGGCCGCCCTCACCTGGCAAGGTGGTGCTCGCCATCGCTGCCGTGCTGGTCGGCGTGCTGCTGATTGCCACGCTGGCACTCACACAGCTGGCCCGGGTAAAGCCTTGGGTCAACGCCAAGGTCAGCGAGGCCACGGGGCGGCCGTTCGAGATCCAGGGCGATCTGTCCGCATCTTGGAGCTGGCCGCAACCACTTGCGCAAGGCTGGCGCCGATGGATACCCGGCGTGACGGTCAGGGCGGGCAACCTCGTCATGCAAAACCCGCAAGGCTTCGTGGCACCGTTTGGTGGCTCCACGTCAACCCGTGGGGCCCCTGCCAGCGATGCCCCCAGCATGGCGCGCATCGAAAACGCAACCGCCAGCATGGACCTGTGGCCCCTGATGGCACGGCATCTGTCGATCCACACCGTGGTGCTGGACCAGCCCGACA encodes the following:
- a CDS encoding pseudouridine synthase, translating into MPNRVHAPVPAVRDGVSPSCVVLPGRGAGTMLDFLAERLPMVTRAQWLQRILDGDVVDERGGAVTPQRAFEAGVRLYYYRSLAAEPDLPFSEQVIYRDEHLVVADKPHFMPVMPSGRYLHGTLLVRLKRQLGLPELSPLHRIDRDTAGLVLLSVQLATRGRYQALFRDRQIVKQYDAVAPWREDLAFPRERASRLEESAQFFRMQEVDGEPNSLTRIDVLEVNDPWALYRLAPVSGKRHQLRVHMAALGLPLRNDPLYPVVNDPAEGDYSRPLQLLARSLSFRDPLSGQQRDFESQQRLELPTL